A window of Castanea sativa cultivar Marrone di Chiusa Pesio chromosome 1, ASM4071231v1 contains these coding sequences:
- the LOC142621574 gene encoding abscisic stress-ripening protein 3-like: MAYHHHHDRHHHHNKDEEKPVDYKKEEKHHKHREHLGELGAVAAGAYALHEKHKAKKDPEHAHKHKIKEEIAAAVAVGAGGYAFHEHHKKKEAKKEEKAHGKKHHHLF, translated from the exons ATGGcttaccaccaccaccatgacCGCCATCACCACCACAATAAAGATGAGGAAAAACCTGTTGATTATAAGAAGGAAGAGAAGCACCACAAGCATCGCGAGCACCTAGGTGAGCTTGGTGCTGTTGCTGCTGGAGCTTATGCCTTG CATGAAAAGCATAAGGCAAAGAAAGATCCAGAGCATGCCCACAAGCACAAGATAAAGGAGGAGATTGCAGCAGCAGTTGCTGTAGGAGCCGGTGGGTATGCGTTCCATGAGCAtcataagaagaaagaagcaaagaaagaagagaaggcCCATGGAAAGAAGCACCACCATCTCTTTTAA